A window of Corallococcus macrosporus DSM 14697 contains these coding sequences:
- a CDS encoding adenylate/guanylate cyclase domain-containing protein: MKTANLAIVFTDIKGFTERTSRQTLEENQRLLQVHEALLAPLFKAFGGRIVKSIGDAYLVTFESPTQAVLSGIAIQDRLWHHNRAVEAPEQLHVRVAINVGEVRLDGNDIFGEPVNIAARVEGIAEAGEVYFTEAVYLSMNKAEVPSKEVGAFELKGIPGKIRVFHVPRAPYRVEAPSAAAIAEAPGAETMPPFGNLALSRVAEAAAAPSGAAVDLSELGQRAAAGAAVISQRAAAQASVLGQQAAVLGRQARTVGGSLFSRGVAALPPKVQRHRAWVGVGVVVLLAGVAMLAFGGDETVRAIKAVERAPEEERAALAKDVRTLIMKEEEAGRRNFLLGRLTEATGKPDDALKVYATAVKAGSRAAEDRLIEMLSHGRCDVRSDAASTVSRLQLQRAVSALEDLQEDGGPDDGSRTGLFGLSKCDSKQAAESALKGFKGR, from the coding sequence TTGAAGACCGCCAACCTCGCCATCGTCTTCACCGACATCAAGGGCTTCACCGAGCGGACCAGCCGGCAGACGCTGGAGGAGAACCAGCGCCTGCTCCAGGTCCACGAGGCCCTGCTGGCGCCGTTGTTCAAGGCGTTTGGCGGGCGCATCGTCAAGTCCATCGGGGACGCGTACCTCGTCACCTTTGAGTCGCCCACCCAGGCCGTGCTCAGCGGCATCGCCATCCAGGACCGGCTCTGGCACCACAACCGGGCGGTGGAGGCGCCGGAGCAGCTTCACGTCCGCGTGGCCATCAACGTGGGCGAGGTGCGGCTGGATGGGAACGACATCTTCGGTGAGCCCGTCAACATCGCCGCCCGGGTGGAGGGCATCGCCGAGGCGGGCGAGGTGTACTTCACCGAGGCCGTCTACCTGTCGATGAACAAGGCGGAGGTGCCCTCCAAGGAGGTGGGCGCCTTCGAGCTGAAGGGCATCCCCGGGAAGATTCGCGTCTTTCACGTGCCCCGCGCGCCGTACCGCGTGGAGGCCCCCTCGGCCGCCGCCATCGCGGAGGCGCCGGGCGCCGAGACGATGCCGCCCTTCGGGAACCTGGCGCTGTCCCGCGTGGCGGAGGCCGCGGCGGCGCCGTCGGGCGCGGCGGTGGACCTGTCCGAGCTGGGCCAGCGGGCGGCCGCGGGCGCGGCGGTCATCAGCCAGCGCGCGGCCGCGCAGGCCTCGGTGCTGGGGCAGCAGGCCGCGGTGCTCGGGCGGCAGGCGCGCACGGTGGGCGGTTCGCTCTTCTCGCGCGGCGTGGCGGCGCTGCCGCCGAAGGTGCAGCGGCACCGCGCGTGGGTGGGCGTGGGCGTCGTCGTCCTGCTCGCCGGTGTCGCCATGCTGGCCTTCGGCGGCGATGAGACGGTGCGCGCCATCAAGGCGGTGGAGCGGGCCCCGGAGGAGGAGCGGGCCGCGCTGGCGAAGGACGTCCGGACCCTCATCATGAAGGAGGAGGAGGCCGGGCGGCGCAACTTCCTGCTGGGCCGCCTCACGGAGGCGACGGGCAAGCCGGATGACGCGCTGAAGGTCTATGCCACCGCCGTGAAGGCCGGCAGCCGCGCCGCGGAGGACCGCCTCATCGAGATGCTGTCGCACGGGCGCTGCGACGTGCGCTCGGACGCCGCGTCCACGGTGAGCCGGCTCCAGTTGCAGCGGGCCGTGAGCGCGCTGGAGGACTTGCAGGAGGACGGCGGGCCGGATGACGGATCGCGGACGGGCCTGTTCGGCTTGTCCAAGTGCGACTCCAAGCAGGCCGCGGAGAGCGCGCTCAAGGGCTTCAAGGGGCGTTGA
- a CDS encoding tetratricopeptide repeat protein: protein MRWVLLVALLAGATDAAEPSALTPPSSRTAVTLPDALALEAAGDDAGALAALESLVRAQPAWELPRLEMARLLLKTGGALEQAEAHLAAALQQAPHNPRAWYLRGLLWEERGDRRQAVQAYERAVQLRASYEEARFRLGTLWLDLGDLLKSELHLRYLARLKPEWVQVRLQLAEVLEKQERPLDAEKELLAARGLQPTSALVLRRLADFYARTGRPRLAEKVRASLEAPPKRRMRELKPSRR, encoded by the coding sequence ATGAGGTGGGTCCTCCTGGTGGCCTTGCTGGCGGGCGCGACTGACGCGGCGGAGCCTTCCGCCCTGACACCGCCATCATCCCGGACGGCGGTGACGCTCCCGGACGCACTGGCCCTCGAAGCGGCAGGAGATGACGCAGGGGCCCTGGCCGCGCTGGAGTCCCTGGTGCGGGCCCAACCCGCGTGGGAGCTGCCCCGGCTGGAGATGGCCCGGCTCCTGCTGAAGACGGGCGGCGCGCTGGAGCAGGCGGAGGCCCATCTGGCCGCCGCCCTCCAGCAGGCTCCCCATAATCCCCGCGCCTGGTATCTGCGGGGGTTGTTGTGGGAGGAGCGGGGTGACCGCCGGCAGGCCGTCCAGGCGTACGAGCGGGCCGTGCAGCTCCGCGCCTCCTACGAGGAGGCCCGCTTCCGGCTCGGCACGCTCTGGCTGGACCTGGGGGACCTGCTCAAGTCGGAGCTGCACCTCCGCTACCTGGCGCGGCTGAAGCCGGAGTGGGTGCAGGTGCGCCTCCAGCTCGCGGAGGTGCTGGAGAAGCAGGAGCGCCCGCTGGACGCGGAGAAGGAGCTGCTGGCCGCGCGAGGGCTCCAGCCGACCAGCGCCCTGGTCCTCCGGCGGCTCGCCGACTTCTACGCGCGCACGGGCCGGCCGAGGCTCGCGGAGAAGGTGCGGGCGTCGCTGGAGGCGCCGCCGAAGCGCCGCATGCGTGAGCTCAAACCATCACGTCGCTGA
- a CDS encoding endonuclease MutS2 codes for MTVQISQRTLEDLGFADVLRALAQRCRTEPGRERVLARPFLDTPEAVTEALALVAEARALSQEQFSLPLGGVTDLRTPVGHAAKGGMLEPRQLIDAAQLLFAFVRTREALDERKARVPRLVELSRRMPALEALARRIDQCFEPDGEISDRASPELREARDRARGLHRRIKSRLDELLHDEAFTTRLRENYYTIRNGRYVVPVVANYRSEVDGIVHNASQTGQTLFMEPQAMVGLGNDLAIAQSEVLEEERKVLQALSDQLGRESERILEGIDAVAELDEVESVAILSADLGATTPEFAGVTDLQLHQLRHPRLVLRGAEVVANDVTLTGDAKALVVSGPNAGGKTVTLTGVGLCSLMLRAALPIPVAEGSRMPLYRSVHSTVGDAQNLEQGLSTFSAHVVMLRDIIEAAGEGSLVLIDEIAADTDPREGAAIAIAVLEELMAKGVVVLVTTHLEELKALAHMDPRFLNARVGFDSKRMAPTYRLQIGAAGQSSAIEMAARVGLPRNVCERARELSVNAGGPLSKALAAAEEERRRLSEELEKARVAAQEAEALRADLEKQKQTFERERRAKMMQFNEDVHAASEHAAAEVQKLLVKLRAEQNEKALAEARQQLQQRADEAQKRALAAKAELFQVEAPGPANLKVGAWVHHSGLNRDVEILELVDSHAVVSAGGALKMRVPTTELSGARTRKPQQAKFPERQKQDAALKRAASAAPSEVEATNFRCDVRGMRADDALAELESFLDRGMRSGEEAALVIHGHGTGALKQAIRDYLSASPYIRMYRPGEGHEGGDGVTVVSLRA; via the coding sequence ATGACCGTGCAGATATCGCAAAGAACGCTGGAAGACCTGGGCTTCGCGGACGTGCTCCGCGCGCTGGCGCAACGTTGCAGGACGGAGCCTGGCAGAGAGCGGGTGCTCGCCCGGCCCTTCCTGGACACTCCCGAGGCGGTGACGGAGGCCCTGGCGCTGGTCGCCGAGGCCCGCGCCCTGTCCCAGGAGCAGTTCTCCCTCCCCCTGGGCGGCGTGACGGACCTGCGCACGCCCGTGGGCCATGCCGCCAAGGGCGGCATGCTGGAGCCCCGCCAGCTCATCGACGCGGCGCAGCTCCTCTTCGCCTTCGTCCGCACCCGCGAGGCCCTGGACGAGCGCAAGGCCCGCGTCCCCCGGCTGGTGGAGCTCTCCCGCCGGATGCCCGCCCTGGAGGCGCTGGCCCGCCGCATCGACCAGTGTTTCGAACCGGACGGTGAAATTTCCGACCGCGCCAGCCCGGAGCTCCGTGAGGCGCGTGACAGGGCGCGCGGCCTGCACCGGCGCATCAAGTCCCGCCTGGACGAGCTGCTCCACGACGAGGCCTTCACGACCAGGCTGCGCGAGAACTACTACACGATCCGCAACGGGCGTTACGTGGTGCCGGTGGTGGCCAACTACCGCTCGGAGGTGGACGGCATCGTCCACAACGCCAGCCAGACGGGCCAGACGCTCTTCATGGAGCCCCAGGCCATGGTGGGCCTGGGCAACGACCTGGCCATCGCGCAGTCCGAGGTCCTGGAGGAGGAGCGCAAGGTGCTCCAGGCGCTGAGCGACCAGTTGGGGCGCGAGTCGGAGCGCATCCTCGAAGGCATCGACGCCGTCGCGGAGCTGGACGAGGTCGAGTCCGTGGCCATCCTGTCCGCCGACCTGGGCGCGACCACGCCCGAGTTCGCCGGGGTGACGGACCTGCAGCTCCACCAGCTGCGCCACCCGCGCCTGGTGCTCAGGGGCGCGGAGGTCGTGGCCAACGACGTGACGCTCACGGGCGACGCCAAGGCGCTGGTCGTCTCCGGCCCCAACGCGGGCGGCAAGACGGTGACGCTGACGGGCGTGGGGCTCTGCTCGCTGATGCTGCGCGCCGCCCTGCCGATTCCGGTGGCGGAAGGCTCGCGGATGCCGCTGTACCGCTCCGTCCACTCCACCGTGGGTGACGCGCAGAACCTGGAGCAGGGCCTGTCCACGTTCAGCGCGCACGTGGTGATGCTGCGCGACATCATCGAGGCCGCGGGCGAAGGCTCGCTGGTCCTCATCGATGAAATCGCCGCGGACACCGACCCTCGCGAGGGCGCGGCCATCGCCATCGCCGTCCTGGAGGAGTTGATGGCCAAGGGCGTGGTCGTGCTCGTCACCACGCACCTGGAGGAGCTGAAGGCCCTGGCCCACATGGACCCGCGCTTCCTCAACGCGCGCGTGGGCTTCGACTCCAAGCGCATGGCCCCCACCTACCGGCTGCAGATTGGCGCGGCGGGCCAGTCGTCGGCCATTGAAATGGCGGCGCGCGTGGGCCTGCCGCGGAACGTCTGCGAGCGCGCCCGCGAGCTCTCCGTCAACGCCGGCGGCCCGCTGTCGAAGGCGCTGGCGGCGGCGGAAGAGGAGCGGCGCAGGCTCTCCGAGGAGTTGGAGAAGGCCCGCGTGGCGGCCCAGGAGGCCGAGGCGCTCCGGGCCGACCTGGAGAAGCAGAAGCAGACCTTCGAGCGCGAGCGCCGCGCGAAGATGATGCAGTTCAACGAGGACGTGCACGCGGCCAGCGAGCACGCGGCGGCGGAGGTGCAGAAGCTGCTGGTGAAGCTGCGCGCGGAGCAGAACGAGAAGGCGCTGGCCGAGGCCCGGCAGCAGCTCCAGCAGCGCGCGGACGAGGCGCAGAAGCGCGCCCTGGCCGCCAAGGCGGAGCTGTTCCAGGTGGAGGCCCCCGGCCCCGCGAACCTGAAGGTGGGCGCCTGGGTGCATCACTCGGGGCTGAACCGCGACGTCGAAATCCTGGAGCTGGTGGACAGCCACGCGGTGGTGTCCGCGGGTGGCGCGCTGAAGATGCGCGTGCCCACCACGGAGCTGTCGGGCGCGCGCACGCGCAAGCCGCAGCAGGCGAAGTTCCCGGAGCGTCAGAAGCAGGACGCGGCGCTCAAGCGCGCGGCCTCCGCGGCCCCCTCCGAGGTGGAGGCCACGAACTTCCGCTGCGACGTGCGCGGTATGCGCGCGGACGACGCGCTGGCGGAGCTGGAGTCCTTCCTGGACCGCGGCATGCGGAGCGGTGAAGAGGCCGCCCTGGTCATCCACGGCCACGGCACGGGGGCGCTCAAGCAGGCCATCCGTGACTACCTGTCCGCCTCGCCGTACATCCGCATGTACCGGCCGGGTGAGGGCCACGAGGGCGGCGACGGCGTGACGGTGGTCTCCCTGCGCGCGTAG
- a CDS encoding tetratricopeptide repeat protein, whose product MSQFVDLKLRGNHRRTAWCQENSVGTDLYRDGMARLDAGDVAEGRRLLEEALRKSPGDVTVMHGLARALDLAGERVRSVELLEHANARAPAEPGPAYDLAMALLEREEDARAVQVLTPVLQAHPDDTRGHLFMAMALAKTDAAQARVHTAKALMDPNPDVKLQAQALDGVLAEHLAAS is encoded by the coding sequence TTGTCGCAGTTTGTAGACTTGAAGTTGCGTGGAAATCACCGACGCACCGCGTGGTGCCAGGAGAACTCAGTGGGAACGGACCTTTATCGCGACGGAATGGCCCGGTTGGACGCAGGGGATGTGGCGGAGGGCCGCCGTCTGCTGGAAGAGGCGCTGCGCAAGTCCCCCGGCGACGTGACGGTGATGCACGGGCTGGCTCGGGCGTTGGACCTGGCCGGCGAGCGCGTGCGTTCCGTGGAACTCCTGGAACACGCCAATGCGCGGGCCCCCGCGGAGCCTGGCCCGGCGTATGACCTGGCCATGGCGCTGCTGGAGCGGGAGGAGGACGCACGCGCCGTGCAGGTCCTCACCCCCGTGCTCCAGGCGCACCCCGACGACACCCGGGGGCACCTGTTCATGGCCATGGCCCTGGCGAAGACGGACGCGGCCCAGGCCCGGGTCCACACGGCGAAGGCCCTGATGGACCCGAACCCCGACGTGAAGCTCCAGGCCCAGGCCCTGGACGGCGTGCTCGCCGAGCACCTTGCCGCGTCCTGA
- a CDS encoding sigma-54-dependent transcriptional regulator, producing MARILVADDEEGVRSFLAEALEYEGHSVTTAADGEEAARLMARQGVDLLLTDLRMPGMDGLTLLRKVREEQPDVEVVVLTAVGTVESAVAAMKAGAFDYLLKPVGSPAELRLTVARALERRALLNWKTEARQSAGDVELSWGAPAMSPVVEALRKVAPTQATVLLVGESGTGKEVTARALHQWSERADGPFVAVNCAALTETLLESELFGHEKGAFTGAVAQRRGRIELAQGGTFFLDEVGELKAELQAKLLRVLQERRFERVGGTRTLEADVRWVAATNRDLKAMMARGEFREDLYHRLAVFPIRLPSLRERREDLRPLAELLLRRIGDELGRPGLRLSPEAVARLEAFAWPGNVRELRNALERAAILADGPVVEPRHLWLDPTGAGGPAAEASTSEGGRLPDLTLEELERRAIEQAIADEAGNRKRAAQRLGIGLRTLYDKLRRYESP from the coding sequence ATGGCGCGAATCCTGGTGGCGGATGACGAAGAGGGCGTGCGCTCGTTCCTGGCCGAGGCGCTGGAGTACGAAGGGCACTCGGTGACGACGGCCGCCGACGGTGAAGAGGCCGCCCGGCTGATGGCGCGGCAGGGCGTGGACCTGCTGCTCACGGACCTGCGGATGCCGGGCATGGACGGCCTGACACTGCTGCGCAAGGTGCGCGAGGAGCAGCCTGACGTGGAGGTGGTGGTGCTCACCGCCGTGGGCACGGTGGAGAGCGCCGTGGCGGCGATGAAGGCCGGCGCCTTCGACTACCTGCTGAAGCCGGTGGGCAGCCCCGCGGAGCTGCGCCTGACGGTGGCGCGGGCCCTGGAGCGGCGCGCGCTGCTCAACTGGAAGACGGAGGCGCGGCAGTCCGCGGGCGACGTGGAGCTGAGCTGGGGCGCGCCCGCCATGTCGCCCGTGGTGGAGGCGCTGCGGAAGGTGGCGCCCACGCAGGCCACGGTGCTGCTGGTGGGGGAGAGCGGCACGGGCAAGGAGGTGACGGCGCGGGCCCTGCACCAGTGGAGCGAGCGCGCCGACGGGCCCTTCGTGGCCGTCAACTGCGCGGCGCTGACGGAGACGCTGCTGGAGAGCGAGCTGTTCGGCCATGAGAAGGGCGCCTTCACGGGCGCGGTGGCCCAGCGGCGCGGCCGCATCGAGCTGGCGCAGGGGGGCACCTTCTTCCTCGACGAGGTCGGCGAGCTGAAGGCGGAGCTCCAGGCCAAGCTGCTGCGCGTGCTGCAGGAGCGGCGCTTCGAGCGCGTGGGCGGCACGCGGACGCTGGAGGCCGACGTGCGCTGGGTGGCGGCCACCAACCGGGACCTCAAGGCGATGATGGCGCGCGGCGAGTTCCGCGAGGACCTCTACCACCGGCTGGCGGTGTTCCCCATCCGGCTGCCCTCCCTGCGCGAGCGGCGGGAGGACCTGCGGCCGCTGGCGGAGCTGCTGCTGCGCCGCATTGGCGACGAGCTGGGGCGCCCGGGCCTGCGCCTGTCACCCGAGGCCGTGGCCAGGCTGGAGGCGTTCGCCTGGCCGGGCAATGTCCGCGAGCTGCGCAACGCGCTCGAGCGGGCCGCCATCCTCGCGGATGGGCCGGTGGTGGAGCCCAGGCACCTGTGGTTGGACCCGACGGGCGCTGGGGGACCGGCGGCGGAGGCGTCGACCTCGGAGGGAGGGCGGCTGCCTGACCTGACGCTGGAAGAGCTGGAGCGACGGGCCATCGAGCAGGCCATCGCGGACGAGGCGGGGAACCGCAAGCGCGCCGCCCAGCGGCTGGGGATTGGCCTCCGGACGCTTTACGACAAGCTGCGGCGCTACGAGTCGCCCTGA
- a CDS encoding sensor histidine kinase gives MAAVLMCAVLMSAALFIRSTALESSALVARGMANVIMVAGFEAFRDAEGLPGPSALDAFLASHREGGLRYVAVMDDDQVLASAGEGKLGRLLFQESSPLVVEGARARLVHRIRRPRPAHGPLTRQELRALSAQEEAQAPRKQLRMVYEFEPLTALALESRSQRLLGVAVASCVGILVLAFAFSRSLAQREALSEELERGRRLAALGTMSAVLAHELRNPLASLKGHAQLLAERVERDAVLAPKADRVVSEAVRLEQLMNDLLGFVASGELRRVEADPNDVLRAAVESTGAARVEARYLSERTPWPMDAGRLQQALENVLRNAVQASPEGHRVEARVERQDASLVFTVKDHGPGIATGEEQRIFEPFVTGRVRGVGLGLAITRRIVELHGGTVSARSHASGGAEFRLTVPAKGA, from the coding sequence GTGGCGGCGGTCCTCATGTGCGCGGTGCTGATGTCGGCGGCGTTGTTCATCCGGAGCACCGCGCTGGAGTCCTCCGCCCTGGTGGCCCGGGGCATGGCCAACGTCATCATGGTGGCCGGCTTCGAGGCCTTCCGGGACGCGGAGGGCCTGCCGGGGCCCTCCGCGCTGGACGCCTTCCTGGCGTCCCACCGGGAGGGGGGCCTGCGCTACGTGGCCGTCATGGACGATGACCAGGTGCTGGCCTCGGCCGGGGAGGGGAAGCTCGGGCGCCTCCTCTTCCAGGAGTCCTCTCCGTTGGTGGTCGAAGGCGCGCGTGCGCGGCTGGTCCACCGCATCCGCCGTCCCCGTCCGGCCCACGGCCCCCTGACGCGGCAGGAGCTGCGGGCGCTGTCGGCGCAGGAGGAGGCCCAGGCGCCGCGCAAGCAGTTGCGGATGGTCTACGAGTTCGAGCCGCTGACCGCGCTGGCGCTGGAGTCGCGCTCGCAGCGGCTGCTGGGCGTGGCGGTGGCCTCGTGCGTGGGCATCCTGGTGCTGGCCTTCGCCTTCTCCCGTTCGCTGGCGCAGCGCGAGGCGTTGTCGGAGGAGCTGGAGCGGGGCCGGCGGCTGGCGGCCCTGGGCACCATGTCCGCGGTGCTGGCGCACGAGCTGCGCAACCCCCTGGCCTCGCTCAAGGGGCACGCGCAGCTCCTGGCCGAGCGCGTGGAGCGTGACGCCGTCCTGGCGCCCAAGGCGGACCGGGTGGTGTCGGAGGCCGTGCGGCTGGAGCAGTTGATGAATGACTTGCTGGGCTTCGTGGCCAGCGGCGAGCTGCGCCGCGTGGAGGCGGACCCCAACGACGTGCTGCGCGCGGCGGTGGAGAGCACGGGCGCGGCCCGGGTGGAGGCCCGCTACCTTTCGGAGCGCACCCCCTGGCCCATGGACGCGGGGCGGTTGCAGCAGGCGCTGGAGAACGTCCTGCGCAACGCCGTGCAGGCCAGCCCCGAAGGCCACCGCGTGGAGGCCCGCGTGGAGCGGCAGGACGCGTCGCTGGTGTTCACAGTGAAGGACCATGGGCCCGGCATCGCCACAGGGGAGGAGCAGCGCATCTTCGAGCCCTTCGTCACCGGACGCGTGCGCGGCGTGGGCCTGGGGCTGGCCATCACCCGCCGCATCGTCGAGCTGCATGGCGGCACGGTGAGCGCGCGCAGCCATGCCAGCGGCGGCGCGGAGTTCCGTCTCACCGTCCCGGCGAAGGGAGCCTGA